Part of the Terriglobales bacterium genome, TACGACACTGCTCTGGAAGGGTCATTAGATGGTCCGAATATTCCGACGTCGGTTTATGCGCGCCTGATCGAGGGAGTTAACCGCAATTTGCCCGCGTTCCATCGCTACCTGAACCTCCGCAAACGCATGCTTGGTCTTTCTGAGCTACACTACTACGATTTGTATGCGCCCCTGGTGAAATCGGTAGACACGGATTATCCGGTCGAAGTAGCTCAGCGCAATATTTTGCAGGCTCTTGCCCCACTGGGACCCGAGTATGCGGCGGCCGCGAAACGCGCTTTTTCCGAGCGTTGGATCGATGTTTATCCCAGTGAGGGGAAGTCTTCCGGCGGCTATATGAACGGACTGGCGTACGACGTTCATCCTTACATCCTGCTCAACTACAACGGCAAGTACACCGACATGAGCACGTTGGCCCACGAACTGGGCCATGCTATGCACAGCTACTTCTCTAATAAGACGCAACCCTATCCGCTGGCCTCATACGTTTTGTTCGTGGCCGAAGTCGCTTCTACGTTCAATGAGGCCCTTCTCGTTGATCACATGATCCAGACAATGAACAATGACGACGGCAAGCTGTCTTTGCTTGGCAGGTACCTGGAGAGTATCAAGGGAACCGTCTTCCGGCAGACACAGTTTGCTGAGTTCGAATTGCGCATGCACGAGATGGTCGAAAAAGGTCAACCCCTCACCGGAGATGCCCTTTCCAAGCTCTACAGCGAGATCGTGAAGAAATACTACGGTCATGATCAGGGCATTTGCATCGTCGATGATTACATTGCCAACGAGTGGGCGTACATTCCTCATTTCTACAACGACTACTATGTGTACCAGTATGCAACCTCGTTTACTGCATCCTCGGCGTTGTCGGAAAAAGTGCTTGCGCATGATCCTGGTGCGGTGGAGCGTTATCTCAAATTCATCTCTTCGGGAAAGTCAAAGTATCCGATCGAGCTGCTCAAGGATGCCGGGGTTGACATGACCACGGACGAGCCGCTTGATCTGACCATGAAGAAAATGAATCGTGTGATGGATGAAATGGAAAAGCTGTTGGACCACAAAATGAGTACATCGGCAGGAAATTGACTCCAAGCGCGCGTGAGGATTCGCCGTGAGCCTTAATGCCTTTACGCGAATCACGTCTGACCTGGCCACCACCGACCTGGGAAAAGTCGGAATTCTTGCCGGTTGTGTCGCTCTCTTGTTTGCGCTGGCCCGCTGGGCATCGCGGCTGGGCGAGTCGAGCGCGGCCGAAGTTCCGCCGGATCCTCTGCTGGCGACTGTTGTACCCATTAATTCGCGGCGCGATCACTACTTCCCAGCCTTTCCCGCCGAATCCAGCCTGGGCTCCTGGCAGATCACCAACATGTATTTCACTAAGTACGATCTGTTACCTGGGCCGCCCGATCCGGAGAGCTTCAACGACGAGCTGTTCGTCGATTTGTACGACACAGTGACAGGTTACAAATGGACGCAATCGTTCTATGTGGCCAGCCCCAAGGGCCTGGAACAACTACTGGAAGAAAAAAGCTGGACCTATGCGTATGCCGATTCGGTGTTTGTGTTTGACCATTACGATCTGCATGAATTGCGGCGCGCAGTGGTAGACCACCTCGCCGGAATGCGGGAAATGCCACGACAGGAGAACAATCAGGATAATCTGCTGTGAGGGAGGTTGCTGATCGGGTAAGTGTAGACCGGGTGATTTCTGATCTAGAGGTGATTGAATATCGAGCGAGGTGTCAAGATTCAGAAGATCAAATACCCCACCCTAGCCAAAGGACGGCTAAGATGGGGCACCCTCAAGTTCCTTCTATTTTCTAGACTCCGATCACGGCGACCAGCTCTTGGACGGCGTCGGCACTCTTTTTGAGGGCGGCTGACTCGGCCGGGGTTAGTTTGATCTCGATGATCTGCTCCACTCCCCTGGCGCCAAGCTTCACCGGCACACCCACAAATAAGCCGTGAATGCCGTATTCGCCATCCAGGTGCACGGCACAAGGCAAAATCTTCTTCTTGTCTTTGAGAATTGCCTCCACCATTTCGGTGAATGCCGCTGAGGG contains:
- the pepF gene encoding oligoendopeptidase F; protein product: MHIDSATLSCYLLGALALLATSTLALPAEQRDRSKIPDQYKWDLTAIYPSDQAWRSQKEKLLAELPKIREYQGSLGSSAQRLADALELQSRLDKQLERLSAYASMTSDQDTRVSAYQQMQQEVVQLQAALGTETAYIEPEILKIEKATLDRFVAQEPRLQVYRHYLDDISRRRAHTLSSAEEKLLAGSTVMASGPGSVYSIFSDADFPYPSLALSDAKAVKLDKATFELHRASPSREERQKVMGAFFNALGSYRGTFGSMMNSNVEAATFYARARKYDTALEGSLDGPNIPTSVYARLIEGVNRNLPAFHRYLNLRKRMLGLSELHYYDLYAPLVKSVDTDYPVEVAQRNILQALAPLGPEYAAAAKRAFSERWIDVYPSEGKSSGGYMNGLAYDVHPYILLNYNGKYTDMSTLAHELGHAMHSYFSNKTQPYPLASYVLFVAEVASTFNEALLVDHMIQTMNNDDGKLSLLGRYLESIKGTVFRQTQFAEFELRMHEMVEKGQPLTGDALSKLYSEIVKKYYGHDQGICIVDDYIANEWAYIPHFYNDYYVYQYATSFTASSALSEKVLAHDPGAVERYLKFISSGKSKYPIELLKDAGVDMTTDEPLDLTMKKMNRVMDEMEKLLDHKMSTSAGN